One region of Camelina sativa cultivar DH55 chromosome 6, Cs, whole genome shotgun sequence genomic DNA includes:
- the LOC104790538 gene encoding vacuolar amino acid transporter 1-like, which translates to MEEDNGERQRDNVGSSSFFKTCFNALNALSGIGILSVPYSLARGGWLSLSLLLLLAATAFYTSLLITKCMNADRNIKTYPDIGERAFGRPGRIIVSLFMHLELYLVTTGFLILEGDNLHNLFPGFNIEMIGLRLNGKQAFMATVALVIMPTLWWDNLSVLSYVSMSGVLATTVTLGSISWVGAFDGSGFHQKGKLINWSGIPTALSLYAFCYGAHPVLPTLYSSMKSKHQFNNVLVVCFILCTIGYTSMAVLGYLMYGSQTLSQITLNLPVHKTSSKVAIYTTLVNPVAKYALMITPTVNTVKDWFPSSYDKKTYLHLLISTFFIVSSVFIAETLPFFGYMMSLVGALLSVTVSILLPCLCYLKISGNYKKIGFETIMLFGMVVLSVFVGVLGTYIAIREIIGSV; encoded by the exons ATGGAAGAAGATAACGGCGAAAGACAACGTGACAACGTCGGATCTTCCTCCTTCTTTAAGACATGTTTCAACGCACTCAATGCTCTTTCAG GAATTGGAATATTATCGGTACCATATTCACTTGCTCGTGGAGGATGGTTGAGTCTTTCACTTCTGTTACTCCTAGCCGCAACCGCCTTCTACACATCCTTGCTCATTACAAAATGTATGAACGCGGACCGCAACATCAAAACATATCCCGACATTGGAGAACGTGCATTTGGTAGACCAGGGAGAATCATTGTGTCACTCTTCATGCACCTAGAACTCTATCTAGTCACCACAGGTTTCTTGATCCTCGAAGGAGACAATCTTCACAATCTTTTCCCCGGATTTAACATAGAAATGATCGGATTGAGATTGAATGGCAAACAAGCGTTCATGGCCACTGTCGCACTCGTTATCATGCCGACTCTATGGTGGGATAATCTAAGCGTCTTGTCTTATGTTTCTATGAGTGGGGTTTTAGCTACGACTGTGACTCTTGGATCAATATCGTGGGTTGGAGCATTTGATGGAAGTGGGTTTCATCAAAAGGGAAAGTTGATTAATTGGAGTGGGATCCCTACAGCTTTGAGCTTATATGCTTTTTGCTATGGTGCGCATCCAGTTCTGCCCACTTTGTATTCTTCTATGAAAAGCAAACATCAGTTCAACAAT GTCCTagttgtatgttttatattatgcacCATAGGATACACCTCAATGGCGGTATTGGGCTATTTAATGTATGGATCACAAACATTATCACAAATAACACTGAATCTTCCAGTTCATAAGACGAGTTCGAAGGTGGCTATATACACAACACTAGTAAACCCTGTAGCCAAATACGCATTGATGATCACACCAACGGTGAACACCGTAAAAGATTGGTTTCCTTCGAGTTACGACAAAAAGACATACTTACATCTCCTGATCAGCACGTTTTTCATAGTAAGTAGCGTCTTCATCGCCGAGACACTTCCCTTTTTCGGTTACATGATGTCGCTGGTTGGAGCGTTACTGAGCGTTACGGTTTCCATACTTCTGCCTTGTTTGTGTTACTTGAAGATCTCTGGAAATTACAAGAAGATTGGGTTTGAGACTATAATGTTGTTTGGAATGGTGGTGTTGAGTGTTTTCGTTGGAGTTTTAGGTACTTACATTGCTATCAGAGAAATAATTGGAAGTgtataa
- the LOC104790539 gene encoding DCN1-like protein 2, with protein MDSSPVSGRFDIFEIYRRFCDIRSGQQFCDYNKPEDGEESQRTTNSSREALTQLLYLVENKFQARNSIFDELFKLMSRLDLMVDFNEFTCFYDFVFFMCRENGQKNTTISRAITAWKLVLAGRFRLLNRWCDFIEKNQRHNISEDTWQQVLAFSRCVHENLEGYDSEGAWPVLIDDFVEHMYSILGPNKDASLFCKCGDTDFESCLYQEDEYHKDYRVPHTGLRNIPGLKRKISNNNDEEDEDEDISETRNSSFSSNLKRMKTNNSPRCSSKSPCAIERSLSQGFASLLSTGDKP; from the exons ATGGATTCTTCCCCTGTTTCGGGTCGATTCGATATTTTCGAGATTTATCGCAGATTTTGTG ACATTAGATCAGGTCAGCAGTTTTGTGATTATAATAAACCAGAAGATGGCGAGGAATCACAGAGAACTACTAACTCATCTAGAGAAGCGTTAACTCAGCTGTTATATCTAGTAGAGAATAAGTTTCAAGCAAG AAACTCCATTTTTGATGAGTTGTTCAAGTTGATGTCACGGCTAGACTTAAtg GTGGACTTTAACGAGTTTACCtgcttttatgattttgttttctttatgtgCCGAGAGAATGGACAAAAGAATACAA CTATAAGTAGAGCTATCACCGCATGGAAACTGGTTTTGGCTGGAAGATTTAGGTTACTTAACCGCTGGTGTGACTTTATTGAG AAAAATCAACGGCACAATATTTCAGAAGATACATGGCAACAAGTCTTGGCGTTTAGTCGTTGTGTACATGAGAATCTAGAAGGATATGACTCTGAAG GTGCATGGCCTGTCTTAATAGATGACTTTGTCGAGCATATGTACAG CATTTTAGGACCGAATAAGGACGCTAGCTTGTTCTGCAAATGTGGTGACACAGACTTTGAATCATGCCTCTATCAAGAAG ATGAGTATCACAAAGATTACCGTGTCCCCCACACGGGTTTAAGAAACATTCCAGgtttaaagagaaaaatatctaataacaatgacgaagaagatgaagatgaagacatATCAGAAACCCGAAACTCTTCTTTTTCGTCAAACCTGAAACGAATGAAAACCAACAACAGTCCAAGATGTTCATCCAAGTCTCCATGTGCAATCGAGCGAAGTCTCTCACAAGGTTTTGCGAGCCTTTTATCGACTGGAGATAAGCCATGA
- the LOC104698754 gene encoding SKP1-like protein 14 has product MSSKKIVLTSSDGESFEVEEVVARKMQTVRQMIEDDCATNEIPLQKVTGMILAMVIEYCKRHVDDEKKEDDSMSEEEAAKIKEWEAEFLKDRDLATVFQLILAANYLNVKGFLDLTCQNVADHIKDMTPEEVREIFNIKNDFTPEEEEQVRRENSWAFEEPAAPPKP; this is encoded by the exons ATGTCTTCGAAAAAGATTGTGTTGACAAGCTCTGATGGCGAGTCTTTCGAAGTTGAGGAAGTGGTGGCGAGAAAAATGCAGACCGTAAGGCAAATGATCGAAGACGACTGTGCTACTAACGAAATCCCGCTTCAAAAAGTTACAGGAATGATCCTCGCCATGGTTATCGAGTATTGCAAGAGACATGTCGATGAT gagaagaaggaagatgattCAATGTCTGAAGAGGAAGCCGCGAAGATCAAGGAATGGGAAGCAGAGTTTCTCAAGGATAGAGATCTGGCGACAGTCTTCCAACTCATTCTCGCTGCTAACTATCTCAACGTCAAAGGCTTTCTTGATCTCACTTGTCAGAACGTTGCAGATCACATCAAAGACATGACGCCAGAGGAGGTTCGTgagatctttaatatcaaaaacgATTTcacaccagaagaagaagaacaagttcGCAGGGAGAACTCTTGGGCTTTTGAGGAACCAGCTGCTCctccaaaaccctaa
- the LOC104698757 gene encoding uncharacterized protein LOC104698757, which yields MARVQLLLCFTILFATASLLDLASAHLKYKPSLPQLEDPKTVKDVEPYTVKVVMVFVADLEKECPNNNKFKAFFEKLRGFAKYVCPIKRRDQVDYDRDLKAKAGGIFKAISSFAIGKIREEIQEEKMEAINTFKFMKSVAAKIMGGRRQDESEDTMKLTAEQQKEIKEGILKWETIITRITNTMVMSSSNSSSSEESNVEKEDSSSNSKSSGKESSTSAKGSSXXXXXXXXETSQSSTVNVEQVEAETSKQVSSFIMNLEKKCPQKEEYKAFFEQLKGTMIAPVKEGKDLFTRIKSAAGKVSGAMAFIRSRIESKSAEVKQSMETYQGEVMKTLQELETIHSQIVSQNKGKTEGSLTCTPAQQMQIKQTITKWEQVTTQFVETAAQSETKTSSSTSSSASGKMVAN from the exons atggcaAGAGTTCAACTATTGTTATGCTTTACCATTCTTTTTGCAACTGCGTCCCTTCTGGATCTGGCTTCAGCACACCTGAAATATAAGCCATCTTTACCTCAGCTTGAAGATCCGAAGACGGTGAAGGATGTGGAGCCTTACACCGTTAAAGTAGTGATGGTCTTTGTGGCCGATCTTGAGAAGGAATGTCCCAACAACAATAAATTCAAGGCCTTCTTTGAGAAACTTAGGGGATTCGCCAAGTATGTTTGcccaataaaaagaagagaccAAGTAGATTACGACAGAGACTTGAAGGCCAAAGCCGGGGGCATCTTCAAGGCCATCTCTTCTTTTGCGATTGGAAAG ATAAGGGAGGAAATCCAAGAGGAAAAAATGGAAGCCATTAATACCTTTAAGTTTATGAAATCTGTGGCGGCTAAAATTATGGGAGGTCGTAGACAGGATGAGAGTGAAGACACCATGAAGCTAACGGcagaacaacaaaaagaaatcaaagaagggATCTTGAAATGGGAAACAATCATTACACGGATAACAAACACAATGGTTATGAGctcatcaaactcttcttcCAGTGAAGAATCTAATGTTGAAAAAGAAGATTCAAGCAGCAACAGCAAAAGCTCTGGTAAAGAAAGCTCAACCTCAGCTAAAGGCTCTTC NNNNNNNNNNNNNNNNNNNNNNNNNGAAACTAGTCAGAGCAGCACCGTAAATGTGGAACAAGTCGAGGCTGAGACTTCCAAACAAGTCTCATCATTCATAATGAACCTCGAAAAGAAGTGCCCGCAGAAGGAAGAATACAAAGCCTTCTTCGAGCAACTCAAGGGTACAATGATTGCTCCCGTCAAAGAAGGAAAAGATTTGTTTACTAGGATTAAATCTGCTGCGGGAAAAGTGTCTGGTGCCATGGCGTTTATTCGGTCAAGAATTGAAAGCAAATCAGCTGAG GTTAAACAGTCTATGGAAACTTACCAGGGAGAAGTGATGAAGACTCTCCAAGAGTTAGAAACTATCCACAGTCAAATTGTGAGTCAGAACAAAGGAAAGACAGAAGGGTCTTTGACATGCACACCAGCACAACAAATGCAGATTAAGCAGACAATCACCAAGTGGGAACAAGTCACTACCCAATTTGTTGAGACTGCAGCTCAGAGCGAGACAAAGACGTCgtcttcaacatcttcttctgcCTCCGGCAAGATGGTGGCAAACTAA
- the LOC109133294 gene encoding uncharacterized protein LOC109133294, translated as MSDSSPAAYIHMVQHMIEICLRFNMNKEECLEALSRNANIYPIIVSTVWKELVKENKEFFEMYEQKFMKNKPMSEDETNKMIQNIIGDSSDD; from the exons ATGAGCGACTCTTCTCCCGCTGCATACATTCACATG GTGCAACACATGATTGAGATATGTTTGAGATTCAACATGAACAAAGAGGAATGCTTGGAAGCTCTCTCGAGGAATGCAAACATCTATCCCATCATCGTTTCCACTG TGTGGAAGGAGCTAGTTAAGGAGAACAAGGAATTCTTCGAGATGTACGAACAGAAGTTTATGAAAAATAAGCCAATGTCGGAGGACGAGACAAACAAGATGATTCAGAACATCATCGGTGATTCATCAGACGATTAA